A window of the Cuculus canorus isolate bCucCan1 chromosome 3, bCucCan1.pri, whole genome shotgun sequence genome harbors these coding sequences:
- the B3GAT2 gene encoding galactosylgalactosylxylosylprotein 3-beta-glucuronosyltransferase 2 isoform X1 — MKSLPLSRVLLLLLPWALVVIVVLDSDTARAPPPAAAPGNGGGAPRARPRAPPPPSPPPIYAITPTYSRPVQKAELTRLANTFRQVARLHWILVEDAASRSELVSRFVAGAGLPCTHLHVPTPRRYKRPGLPRATEQRNAGLAWLRQRHQHLPPPQPGVLFFADDDNTYSLELFHEMRTTRKVSVWPVGLVGGRRYERPVVENGKVVGWYTGWRADRPFAIDMAGFAVSLQVILSHPKAVFKRRGSQPGMQESDFLKQITTVEELEPKANNCTKVLVWHTRTEKVNLANEPKYHLDTVNIEV; from the exons ATGAAGTCGCTGCCGCTGAGCCgcgtgctgctgctgctgctgccctgggcgCTCGTGGTCATCGTGGTCCTGGACAGCGACACGGCGcgcgcgccgccgcccgccgccgccccgggcAATGGGGGGGGCGCCCCCCGAGCGCGGCCCCGCGCGCCCCCCCCGCCGTCGCCCCCCCCCATCTACGCCATCACGCCCACCTACAGCCGCCCCGTGCAGAAGGCCGAGCTCACCCGCCTGGCCAACACCTTCCGGCAGGTGGCGCGGCTCCACTGGATCCTGGTGGAGGACGCGGCGTCCCGCAGCGAGCTGGTGAGCCGCTTCGTGGCGGGCGCCGGGCTGCCCTGCACTCACCTGCACGTCCCCACCCCGCGGCGCTACAAACGGCCCGGGCTGCCCCGAGCTACCGAGCAGCGCAACGCCGGGCTGGCCTGGCTGAGGCAGCGGCACCAGCACCTGCCGCCCCCGCAGCCCGGCGTGCTCTTCTTTGCCGACGACGACAACACCTACAGCCTGGAGCTCTTCCACGAG ATGCGCACAACCCGCAAAGTGTCAGTTTGGCCTGTGGGACTGGTTGGAGGACGGCGGTATGAGCGTCCGGTTGTGGAAAATGGCAAAGTCGTTGGCTGGTACACTGGCTGGAGAGCTGACAGGCCCTTCGCAATTGACATGGCAG GATTTGCTGTGAGTCTTCAAGTGATTTTGTCGCATCCAAAAGCCGTATTCAAGCGTCGTGGTTCTCAACCAGGAATGCAAGAATCTGATTTCCTGAAACAGATAACAACAGTGGAGGAACTGGAACCAAAAGCAAACAACTGCACAAAG GTTCTTGTATGGCACACACgaacagaaaaagtaaatctAGCTAATGAGCCCAAATACCATCTGGACACAGTCAATATTGAGGTATGA
- the B3GAT2 gene encoding galactosylgalactosylxylosylprotein 3-beta-glucuronosyltransferase 2 isoform X2 codes for MRTTRKVSVWPVGLVGGRRYERPVVENGKVVGWYTGWRADRPFAIDMAGFAVSLQVILSHPKAVFKRRGSQPGMQESDFLKQITTVEELEPKANNCTKVLVWHTRTEKVNLANEPKYHLDTVNIEV; via the exons ATGCGCACAACCCGCAAAGTGTCAGTTTGGCCTGTGGGACTGGTTGGAGGACGGCGGTATGAGCGTCCGGTTGTGGAAAATGGCAAAGTCGTTGGCTGGTACACTGGCTGGAGAGCTGACAGGCCCTTCGCAATTGACATGGCAG GATTTGCTGTGAGTCTTCAAGTGATTTTGTCGCATCCAAAAGCCGTATTCAAGCGTCGTGGTTCTCAACCAGGAATGCAAGAATCTGATTTCCTGAAACAGATAACAACAGTGGAGGAACTGGAACCAAAAGCAAACAACTGCACAAAG GTTCTTGTATGGCACACACgaacagaaaaagtaaatctAGCTAATGAGCCCAAATACCATCTGGACACAGTCAATATTGAGGTATGA